The following are from one region of the Vicia villosa cultivar HV-30 ecotype Madison, WI unplaced genomic scaffold, Vvil1.0 ctg.000992F_1_1, whole genome shotgun sequence genome:
- the LOC131632738 gene encoding uncharacterized protein LOC131632738, which produces MGKREKQKQKHDRTQRGRDYYLQDNDTPQPFSSASTISPADNEAEEEIIEDADSDNNNNNENEQHSSHDLPSKFLLYQQSVQSPKGDISYLQKFFLTYVGGRVPLHLQEDFCGTAFLSTEWLRSDPRKTAIGLDLDLEALTWCLENNIPKIGADGFSRISLFHGNVLQPLQSKLVEMDPEELVKNISLSQDTEKLKVDVLESDVPTSSAAQDDKLTAKNFPTAGRDIVCAFNYSCCCLHKRADLVLYFKHVRDALSTKGGIFVMDLYGGTSSENKLKLQRRFPNFTYVWEQAEFDIIQRKTRISLHFHLKKEQRKLRHAFSYSWRLWTLPEIRDCLEEAGFRSVHFWVREMPDTSEITRTEGFGAGKDIKYEETTSFQQQDSWNAYIVGVA; this is translated from the exons ATGGGAAAGCGAGAGAAGCAGAAGCAGAAACACGACAGAACTCAACGCGGAAGAGATTACTATCTCCAAGACAATGACACTCCACAACCCTTCTCTTCTGCTTCAACGATTTCACCCGCTGACAACGAAGCAGAAGAAGAAATTATAGAAGACGCTGAttctgacaacaacaacaacaacgaaaacgAACAACACTCATCACACGATTTGCCTTCAAAATTCCTCCTTTACCAACAATCTGTCCAG TCTCCTAAAGGAGACATTAGTTATTTGCAAAAGTTCTTTCTCACGTATGTTGGTGGAAGGGTGCCCCTCCATCTTCAAGAAGATTTCTGTGGCACTGCATTTCTTAG TACAGAATGGCTCCGCAGCGATCCAAGAAAGACGGCTATAGGATTAGATTTGGATCTTGAAGCACTTACTTGGTGTCTGGAAAACAATATACCTAAAATCGGGGCTGATGGGTTTTCTAGAATATCTCTCTTTCATGGGAATGTTCTACAACCCCTTCAGTCAAAACTTGTGGAAATGGACCCCGAGGAGCTGGTGAAGAATATTTCACTGTCACAGGATACAGAGAAGCTGAAGGTTGATGTGCTCGAGTCGGATGTCCCAACAAGCTCTGCTGCTCAAGATGATAAGTTAACTGCGAAAAACTTTCCAACGGCTGGAAGAGATATTGTGTGTGCATTTAACTACAGCTGTTGTTGTCTCCATAAACGTGCTGATCTAGTCTTGTATTTCAAGCATGTTCGTGATGCCTTGTCAACAAAAGGTGGAATTTTCGTGATGGATTTATATGGAGGTACATCTTCAGAAAACAAGTTGAAGCTTCAAAGAAGATTTCCTAATTTTACG TATGTATGGGAGCAAGCTGAATTTGATATTATTCAACGGAAAACAAGGATTAGCCTCCATTTTCATCTGAAAAAGGAACAGCGAAAACTTCGCCACGCGTTTTCATACAGCTGGCGGCT ATGGACATTGCCTGAGATAAGGGATTGCTTGGAAGAAGCTGGATTTCGATCTGTTCACTTTTGGGTTCGAGAAATGCCAGACACCTCGGAAATTACAAGAACTGAAGGATTTGGAGCAGGAAAGGATATAAAATATGAAGAAACAACAAGTTTTCAGCAACAAGATTCTTGGAATGCTTACATAGTTGGTGTTGCATAG
- the LOC131632730 gene encoding UDP-D-apiose/UDP-D-xylose synthase 2-like: MAQVNLDGKPITPVSICMIGGGGFIGSHLCEKLMSETSHTAIVVDVSSEKINHLLDKSLPWAKRIEFHHMNIKNDSRLETLVKASDLTINLAAICTPADYNTRPLDTIFSNFIDAIPVIKFCTENNKRLIHFSTCEVFGKTIGSFLPEEYRKDPQYYMLKEDVSPCIFGPVQKQRWSYACAKQMTDRLIYAEHAENGLKFTIVRPYNWIGPRMDFIPGVDGPSDGVPRVLACFSNNLLRGEPLKLVDGGRSQRTFLYVKDAIEAVMLMIDNPDRANGHIFNVGNPDNEVSVKQLAELMIKVYAKVADVPASSLSTLDVTSEEFYGKGYDDSDKRIPDMTIITKQLGWKPRTSLDELLDSTLQYQHQTYAHAIKKELSNPST, translated from the exons ATGGCGCAGGTGAACCTCGACGGGAAACCAATCACTCCGGTATCGATTTGCATGATCGGCGGCGGAGGATTCATCGGATCACACCTATGCGAAAAGCTAATGTCCGAAACTTCTCATACAGCCATAGTCGTCGATGTCTCCTCTGAGAAAATCAATCATCTTCTCGATAAGTCTCTTCCCTGGGCGAAGCGTATCGAGTTTCATCACATGAACATCAAGAACGATTCGCGCCTTGAGACTCTCGTCAAAGCTTCCGATCTc ACTATCAATCTTGCTGCGATTTGCACCCCGGCGGATTATAATACGCGGCCGTTGGACACTATTTTCAGTAATTTCATCGATGCGATTCCGGTG ATTAAATTTTGCACAGAGAACAATAAGCGTTTGATTCATTTTTCTACGTGTGAGGTCTTTGGGAAGACTATAGGTAGCTTCCTGCCTGAGGAATATAGAAAG GACCCCCAATATTACATGCTCAAAGAAGATGTGAGTCCTTGTATTTTTGGTCCAGTTCAGAAACAGAGATGGTCTTATGCATGTGCAAAGCAAATGACAGACAGACTAATTTATG CTGAGCATGCTGAGAATGGCCTGAAGTTCACTATTGTGAGACCTTATAACTGGATTGGACCAAGAATGGACTTCATTCCTGGTGTGGATGGCCCGAGTGATGGTGTCCCCAGAGTTTTAGCTTGTTTCAGTAAT AATCTCCTTCGCGGTGAGCCGCTCAAGCTTGTTGATGGAGGACGTTCCCAGAGAACATTTCTCTATGTCAAAGATGCAATTGAGGCTGTAATGTTAATGATT GATAACCCTGATAGAGCAAATGGACACATCTTTAATGTGGGAAACCCAGACAATGAAGTATCTGTGAAGCAACTAGCTGAGCTTATGATAAAG GTATATGCCAAGGTGGCTGATGTACCTGCCTCTAGTCTATCAACTCTAGATGTGACTTCAGAAGAATTTTATGGAAAAGGCTATGATGACAGTGATAAGCGCATCCCGGACATGACAATTATCACTAAGCAGCTTG GTTGGAAGCCAAGGACATCACTTGATGAACTGTTGGATTCTACCCTTCAATATCAACATCAGACATATGCTCATGCTATCAAGAAAGAACTCTCAAACCCTTCAACTTGA
- the LOC131632727 gene encoding uncharacterized protein LOC131632727: MEESHHHHQDCNTPNSTGTQSPPTSGTCCKCGGPTTFPPPPVSPAFSEISPPPTYRPIRAPAIPPDPHSQRAIILSPVPQAQHVPVASPPYQFQIPIKRIQSPDDIRKLHDSESGKNFVGFVVALSESIRGRKISDPCHQSETINTIVSILETLIQWIDEIPPAQQAARYGNIAYRTWHERLVNSGESLMFKFLPKDLQPAAVELVPYFSDCFGNSSRIDYGTGHETNFAAWLYCLARLGVIREEDYPAIVSRVFVRYLDLMRKLQMVYCLEPAGSHGVWGLDDYHFLPFIFGSSQLIDHKYMKPKSIHNRDILDNFSHEYFYLAGISFIMKVKKGHFAEHSPMLDDISGVPNWKKVNSGLLKMYKAEVLEKVPIMQHFLFGSLIKWE, encoded by the exons ATGGAAGAATCACACCATCACCACCAAGACTGCAACACTCCAAACTCCACTGGAACCCAATCACCACCAACCTCCGGAACCTGCTGCAAGTGCGGAGGTCCCACAACATTCCCACCACCACCAGTATCACCCGCCTTCTCCGAAATATCCCCACCGCCAACCTACCGTCCCATCCGCGCCCCGGCGATCCCACCGGACCCCCACTCACAGCGCGCAATCATCCTTTCCCCAGTTCCACAAGCCCAACACGTCCCCGTAGCTTCACCGCCTTACCAATTCCAAATCCCGATCAAACGTATCCAATCCCCCGACGACATTCGCAAACTTCACGACTCCGAGTCCGGTAAAAACTTCGTCGGATTCGTCGTCGCACTTTCCGAATCCATCCGCGGTCGGAAAATCTCCGATCCTTGTCACCAATCCGAAACCATCAACACCATTGTCTCCATTCTCGAAACCCTAATTCAATGGATCGATGAAATTCCACCGGCTCAACAAGCCGCGCGTTACGGTAACATTGCTTACCGAACCTGGCACGAACGCCTTGTCAATTCCGGTGAATCTCTCATGTTTAAGTTCCTCCCCAAGGATCTCCAACCGGCAGCGGTGGAACTTGTTCCGTATTTCTCTGATTGCTTCGGGAACTCGAGCCGAATTGATTACGGTACCGGGCACGAGACGAATTTTGCGGCATGGCTGTATTGCTTGGCGAGGTTGGGGGTGATCAGAGAAGAGGACTACCCTGCTATAGTAAGCAGAGTGTTTGTGAGGTATCTTGATTTGATGAGAAAGTTGCAAATGGTGTATTGTTTGGAACCTGCAGGGTCACATGGTGTTTGGGGGCTTGATGATTATCATTTTTTGCCGTTTATATTTGGTTCTTCGCAGTTGATTGATCATAAGTATATGAAGCCGAAATCGATTCATAATAGGGATATATTGGATAATTTCTCGCATGAATATTTTTATCTTGCTGGGATTAGTTTTATTATGAAGGTGAAGAAGGGTCATTTTGCTGAGCATTCACCTATGTTGGATGATATTAGTGGGGTGCCTAATTGGAAGAAGGTTAATAGTGGTTTGCTTAAGATGTATAAAGCTGAAGTGTTGGAGAAGGTTCCCATTATGCAGCACTTTCTTTTTGGATCCCTTATTAAGTG GGAATAA